Proteins encoded by one window of Seriola aureovittata isolate HTS-2021-v1 ecotype China chromosome 4, ASM2101889v1, whole genome shotgun sequence:
- the LOC130167438 gene encoding inner ear-specific collagen yields MPTFPLHFLLMVVSLPIVVAMPEPISVDSWEPPLHPPPTVSYPPMDGPGGSFHSQGDNITEPPAGAMEAYCQMLLQGPVPVPSDQIPWFCLCTRCQSTQGPKGDRGDRGLPGSPGSPGRRGLTGFRGPPGSVGRPGIKGQKGDEGEKGQRGPPGLLGPKGGQGFKGDKGDQGMEGRPGFQGPKGDDGVCPQACESSQGPPGIPGLPGPAGLRGLPGTSGLSGPKGTKGDMGDLGHPGAPGSVGEKGEPGPQGECNCTDGVDGSSGQKGDKGDKGDQGQTGPAGQRGLQGGMGDPGPIGIMGPPGPCMPSIQSAFSAGLAASYPPPNTPVVFSSVLYNVQGSYDPTTGLYTAPINGTYVFSYHLTVHERVLKVGLFHNFVPVVKTTDPKVLGTTSHSVVLYLARGDRVWIQVKDSVTNGMYAGTEASSTFSGFLLHPDTCDMALVRAYMPQMTLPEGGYSWGDTPESTSPAGGGSN; encoded by the exons ATGCCGACCTttcctcttcacttcctgttgatgGTGGTGTCCCTCCCCATTGTCGTGGCGATGCCTGAGCCCATCTCCGTGGACAGCTGGGAGccccccctccatcctcctcctacGGTCTCCTACCCACCCATGGATGGCCCCGGAGGCAGTTTTCACAGTCAGGGAGACAATATAACGGAGCCGCCAGCCGGGGCCATGGAAGCCTACTGTCAGATGCTGCTGCAGGGCCCGGTGCCCGTCCCCTCAGACCAGATCCCCTGGTTCTGCCTCTGCACACGCTGCCAGAGCACCCAGGGGCCCAAAGGAGACCGCGGAGACCGGGGACTGCCAg GTAGTCCTGGTAGTCCTGGAAGAAGGGGGTTGACAGGGTTCAGAGGCCCTCCAGGTTCTGTGGGCAGACCAGGGATCAAAG GACAGAAAGGAGATGAGGGTGAGAAGGGACAGCGTGGACCCCCGGGACTGTTGGGACCCAAAGGAGGCCAAGGGTTCAAAG GTGACAAAGGTGATCAAGGTATGGAGGGTCGCCCAGGGTTTCAGGGTCCTAAAGGAGATGACGGAGTCTGTCCACAAGCCTGTGAGTCCAGCCAGGGCCCACCAGGAATCCCAGGTCTACCTGGCCCTGCAGGACTCAGAGGTCTGCCTGGTACTTCAGGGCTGTCAGGGCCGAAAGGCACTAAGGGTGATATGGGTGATCTGGGTCACCCTGGTGCCCCTGGATCTGTAGGTGAGAAGGGGGAACCAGGGCCCCAGGGGGAGTGTAACTGTACAGATGGAGTAGATGGGAGTTCAGGGCAGAAAGGAGACAAGGGGGACAAGGGGGACCAGGGACAGACAGGGCCTGCAGGGCAAAGGGGCCTACAGGGGGGTATGGGAGACCCCGGGCCAATTGGGATAATGGGTCCTCCTGGTCCCTGCATGCCCAGTATCCAGTCAGCATTTTCTGCAGGGCTGGCAGCCAGTTACCCCCCGCCCAACACCCCCGTGgtcttttcctctgttctctACAATGTCCAGGGGAGTTACGACCCCACCACTGGTCTCTACACTGCCCCGATCAACGGCACCTACGTCTTCAGCTACCACCTCACCGTCCATGAAAGGGTCCTCAAAGTTGGCCTCTTTCATAATTTCGTGCCAGTCGTTAAAACCACAGACCCCAAAGTGTTAGGGACCACCTCGCATTCAGTCGTCCTTTACCTCGCCCGAGGGGACAGGGTGTGGATTCAGGTGAAGGATTCAGTCACTAACGGCATGTACGCCGGTACTGAGGCCAGCAGCACCTTCTCTGGCTTCTTGCTCCACCCAGATACATGTGATATGGCCTTAGTTAGAGCCTACATGCCCCAAATGACGCTACCTGAGGGCGGATACAGTTGGGGAGACACACCTGAGTCCACCTCACCTGCTGGTGGAGGATCCAACTAA